Part of the Echeneis naucrates chromosome 1, fEcheNa1.1, whole genome shotgun sequence genome, GCAGAGCTTTTACTCTCAATGTGTTCAGGTCTCTTCAAAAGAGAAGTGGAGGGAAGCTGAATTTTTAGAAGGTTTTGCAAATCACATGGTGGAGACCATGCGAACCATCTGTGACGGAGGTATGTTGATTGAGGGCTGTCAGATGTTGGATGCGTGCGATATAATTGTTCCCTTAACTCCAGCCGAGCCATACAGCTTTCAGTGCCTGCTCTGGAGTTACCAGGAAAGGGACATGATGCCAGATTGGCCCGTCTGTGGTCAGATTAAAGTCATAGAAAACCAAATCCAAAATGACTGCCCCTGCCAGTTGTCCAATGCAGATGATATGGTTTGTCTGCTTCATTGTGACAATGAGAGTGTAAAGATAAAATGTACTGATGCTTGCGATGACGTGCTCTGCCAGGAGGACACAAGTTTCCTGTCAAAATCGCAGGTCACCAGATGGTTTCAGAGCACACTCAAACAAGCATGGGCATTGATTTCATATAAATACGACTTTGTGCTCAGCATTCGTAACATCGATGCTCCAGGGGCCCTGCTTGTTCGATTCAGATCAGGGAAGAAGATTAGCTTCAACTTGAGCCCTGTAGTTAAATTCAACAGTGCTGCCCATTTCTACATTACCCCCTCCTCTCCAAGCAGTTTGGACACTTATTGGACATTTTCCCTGCACATCTATGAAGATCAACTTTTAAAGCATCTCTCTAGACTGCTGCCTGAAAACGCTTGCCACATGCCAACTTTTCAAATTGCAAGTTTCcttcacaaaaaacagaaagcacTCTCTGGCTTTAGTGTACTcaaagattttcatttcaaaactgcACTAATGCATCTGCTTCTGACCAAGGACCCGTCCCAGTGGAAGCCAGAATACGTGGCCTGTAGGCTGTGGGACCTGCTGGACTTCATGGAGAGGAGCCTGGAGAAAAAGCTCCTTCCCCACATCCTCATTGGGAACCCTTTAATTCAGAACATTATTCACCTCCCTACTGAGGTGCAGCAGGCAAAGCCAGTGAATCTCTTCCATCCCCTTGTGGCAGAGGACTGCCTCTACAAACATGCTCTGATGCATTTCCAGGAAATGCTcagaaatgcacacatgctGATACATGATTATGTGAAATGACAACCGCTCCAGGCAGCAGTCTGAGCAGCTCTTAGTTTAAGCCTGGCATGTGCATCTTGAGTTATGTTTGATAAAGACCAATGAGCCATAACATTACAAGATaggctttttatttaaaattctgATCATTTCCACATGATTCATCTCAGTAATCACTATCCCAGTAGTTCAAGAAGTCCTCATGCTCTGCCAGGTCAGGGTCTTCCAAATTGAATATGTCAGCATTGAGGGATTTCATCTGAGGGTTGACATCCACGTATTCATTTTTGCCACTCAAGTCAACCTTCCATGAGTTACTTGTGATCAGATTGCGTGAAGCTGTGGAGACAGTTTGATTAATCACATGAAGCTTTGAGTCATTTGAAGATACTTGATGTGTAAAGCTCTTCTTGGCTTTTGAAATGTCAGTTGAAACTTACCTTTAGGCTGTGCTGAAGGGCAAGTTGAGTCACAGCAGCTGCACACTGAGTCATCACCATAAAGCTCTTTCCACCTAAACATTTAGTTTATCATTTAATTGACATGACAGGCTTAATTAACAAACCATTGACAATATGAGTGTTAAAAACCAACTCAAATCCACATGAAACTGGCAActtactttttttctgttggctcAAAAGTACAGGCCTTTGCAGCTGGTGTTGGGGTTGCTGGCCCCTTGGACAGCTCACAGTGCATGTAGAGTTGctgtggaaagaaaagaaaagttctcAGACTGAAATTTGGACAGAGCCGCACCACGTTTACTCACAGTACCTGTATAGAGGAAGATGGGGAAATCATGTCCTTGAAAACCAGCGCCCCCACACAGAACTTCTGGACCATCTTCGACGTACCACTGAGAAACTTTGACTGGACACTCACTTTGCTGTCAACCATACAGCTGCAATTTGAGAGAACACACATGTTGACCTTGAACCAAGTCAAGTCCATTTTAACTCTGAACCCTTTTAAGTCTTACCCTTGGTTGTCAATGACTGTGTATTTAGGAGTGGAGGAGGGGTCTTGGTAGGCAGTCATGAAGCACCTGTTGATGTATATCCTCTCACTTCCTGAATGTGCAGATGACTTGGCCTCAAAGTACATTGGCAAGCCCAAGGTGTAGACTTTGTCACCTGTCAGTTCATTCCCAGCAGcttttgaaagaaaaggaaaaaagccaCATTAAGAGGGCTACCAGATATGTCATTTAATGTAATTAGGTTAAAGAAATTTGAAGCATGATCTCAGCAGTATGGCAATGACTTCAAAACAGTTGAATGTTATGCTTGTACAGAGCACAGCAGGCCCCTCTGCAGTGCTGTGAAACTCAAAAATAAAGGAATTGTCTCCAGTTTTTCCAGTGAACAATTTTCTTTCCACATTGTTCAAGTGCAAATGAAGCAGTCTCAGATTTTCCTTTGTCCTCATCTCATACAAATGTTTCATGAACCCAGAGAACCCTGtgcatgtgaaaacacaataaagctttgataaattaaaatttaaagttttcttgcattttggtcacatttgcagctgctgctcttctgaAATCATGATACATACCTGACTTTGGTTTCCCTGCATTTGTAGGTTTCTTATTTAAGCAACTCAAACATTACTTGTTCACCGTTTCAGCACAAATCTTTCCTGTGAATTTCTAAAATGCTTGTAAGAAGGGCCTGTACACACTGAACACATGTGACTAAGGAATCAATGCACTGAAGAGTGATTACATACCATCATGAGCAGAAAGGGTTATACTGCTCTTTGGCTGGAGTGCTTTGTACACTGTTCCTCCTTGCAGTTTGGGATAGAAGCCAACTTTATAGGAGCGAAAATGTCTGCAACAGCCACACATGAACTTAATGCAATGATAATG contains:
- the LOC115046003 gene encoding inositol 1,4,5-trisphosphate receptor-interacting protein, with product MQDTLLRVFLVALGLLMCPRDDPELEEEFGNIQTARIQMLEEKLLKDQALHQEVAPNRDKITHTDDKGPQKTLKNITKEQTQPVRHGADNQKTSVSEEGIPKEAYAGNELSEGGQLIANADVSQPQKSRNEPKTLRNSPTDLDMRLRQGGDIQSETIRPLGQQDKPEEMEASSLSEVHIKVSENDASETVNASWEADYLWYIWNIFSTISMIRFLRKYFRSNPQMKHDDARTPFQGTCVASAVSLPDSDTLQSFYSQCVQVSSKEKWREAEFLEGFANHMVETMRTICDGGMLIEGCQMLDACDIIVPLTPAEPYSFQCLLWSYQERDMMPDWPVCGQIKVIENQIQNDCPCQLSNADDMVCLLHCDNESVKIKCTDACDDVLCQEDTSFLSKSQVTRWFQSTLKQAWALISYKYDFVLSIRNIDAPGALLVRFRSGKKISFNLSPVVKFNSAAHFYITPSSPSSLDTYWTFSLHIYEDQLLKHLSRLLPENACHMPTFQIASFLHKKQKALSGFSVLKDFHFKTALMHLLLTKDPSQWKPEYVACRLWDLLDFMERSLEKKLLPHILIGNPLIQNIIHLPTEVQQAKPVNLFHPLVAEDCLYKHALMHFQEMLRNAHMLIHDYVK
- the zp3c gene encoding zona pellucida sperm-binding protein 3 is translated as MEEILSEEVAPAPRAELYKSHSSSDPAVPEAKTYAEYVYVLSGDYPKDVFKPEKGVRPLPNWAKQMLLGPTVAPPAAAKAAKAATPGKLVELLCHVDRIYVRVKRTVFKNSAAYQYLKLGTCPVNAGTKEHYYLLYLLKADCGFKKESTADFLLISSVLYYKPSGVVLREMPFEVSLQCKYPRHFRSYKVGFYPKLQGGTVYKALQPKSSITLSAHDAAGNELTGDKVYTLGLPMYFEAKSSAHSGSERIYINRCFMTAYQDPSSTPKYTVIDNQGCMVDSKVSVQSKFLSGTSKMVQKFCVGALVFKDMISPSSSIQQLYMHCELSKGPATPTPAAKACTFEPTEKKWKELYGDDSVCSCCDSTCPSAQPKASRNLITSNSWKVDLSGKNEYVDVNPQMKSLNADIFNLEDPDLAEHEDFLNYWDSDY